From Oryzias latipes chromosome 3, ASM223467v1:
TTTCATCTTATTAAAGAGGGGCAAAACTGTATTTCCTGTTGGAAAATGCCAAACACTGTCAGAGCAGAGTTTTTAATTCCAGCCACAGCCAGGAAAAAAGCCCAGTAAAGCCCCACAGACCGTCCATTAAATAGGCTATCTCAGAGGGAGcacaagaaatgaaaaagatgaGAATGAGGAACAAATAAGAGGTCTGATTTAGAGTTCCCTTCTCTAGAGATTTGGAAAGTGAAAACTGGAGGAGATTGTAATTATAGTAAAATTGAAAAAGATAggtgaaaattaaaaagaaaagaaaaaacccacatGCATGAGCAAAAACCAGACTAAAACAGAAGTGTAACAGATGTTCTAGTCTCCCATAGAGGCCATGAAAATCGAATCTGTTGCAGATATGGCATGGAGAACAGCCTGTCCTCTACATGTTCCCACTTTTTGGCTTTTAGGCTGTCCTGAACTTCACACTCAGGAGATGACACTTAAAGGTATGGCTGTGGACAGATGAAGAGCCAACACTACAGCAACCAAGGAAAGAGGAAGCGCTCAAGATTATTAGAAAAGGAGTACGAATGGTGCCATGGTGACAAAACCACCTCAGTTCCTCTTTGTACATTGCAAACTATTTCGTAGTTATATAGTATAACGTTTTAAACCGTCTTTTTAGATATTTCAATATATTTGACCtgcttttaagttgttttaGCTTATCTTTCCCGTTTCctacaaaaggttttttttccaaaactgacaattgtgaatttttgtttcaataagggctttagaaataaataataataataattattaaaatgagtctAAATCTTTTCGCGCCATAGTCTTGACAATatgaaaacatgatttaaaacTCCAAAAACCTGGTTCAATTTTAAAGATGTTAtgttaaagttcaataaatgctGACATGTTAGATGGCattcattgtcattattttggaaaccAAAACTTAGATTTATGTTCTCTGAGAATAAAGTTTTAGATTTTCTAAGGATTTATTGAGATGGACAAAGTTTTACTGAGATTGTTGTctaattttgttctaaaatgagtcatttccgtGTATTACAACGGTTATTGTGCAATTTAgaacataaaaactcaaaaaatatcAACCATTTGCCAAGAActagtaaaaaaatataataattgggCTGCATAACATTcaatttgaagtaattctatAGCTTTTCACTCCTATTTAAAACTTTGAACTCCTTTTCTCTAGATTTCTTATATGTTTTTTGTTGAGTTACTTACTGAGTGAACCGATAGCCtaattttaatactttttagtttgttttttttattcttatgaaTAATGTTCTTCTAATACATTTTAGGCTACCTCTTTTTGCAGTTTCCCAGTTGTTTGTATGGTAATTTTGTTGGTTTGGAAAACCTCTTAAAATTTGCATATTAATTAATCAAAGTAGGATGATTCAGTTTTGTGCTAGAAAGCTTTTTGAATGAATTTGTAGACTTTCTCTCAGAGGCTAAgtgagcaaaaaagaaaatataataatCATCAGAGAATCTGCTGCGGGCAGTAACTCCTTTACTCCCCTGTCTTCTGTCCCCATGTTGCATGGCATGTGGTGCAGAAAATGAGTCAGACTGCTCACCAGCTGCGAGTTCTCTTGCCAGCGGGGAGGAGTCAAGATATTCTGTGGACCGTCACTTGGCAAGAATAATTTGACACTCAAAAAACAGAtacattaaagtaaaaacaaacgtGCGCTGCTGAATCTGAATCACTCCTGGCGAGGTTAAGGTTTGAGAGGTTCACTGTCCCTCGGAAATTTTAGAATCTTGGCCATCGCCGagttgaaaaagtattttttaaaacatacaatAATTGGGTTGAAACTAACTTTATTggcatcaaatcaaacttttagaCTAAAATGGAGTCTTGTCaactttttaaatgtctaaaatcaattatataaaagtaaaaaaattatttttttagcgTGCCATCAGAAACTGGAAACCCTTTATCCAATTAACGGCGCGTGTGAAGGGATCACCCACAGGAAAGCAATTTCCCAATTAGGGAAAACACGTGCGTTTGCTTCCCTACTTAGACACGAGCAAATGTTGCGTTCGGGTCTTTACGGAAACGCATCGGGAGTGAAAGTCGAAAACCtgaagaagacaaagaaaaaaaatgcaggctTTGGTGAACGCCTTCATGCGctgcctcttcttcctcttgccCCCTTCTTGGCTTTGTGTTAGCTTCTGCTGGTGGGTTGGGAATGATTGCGAGGAGACGCTGCCGCGGTCCAATCCCAGAGCTCGTTTCAAAAGCAGAAAGCCTCTTACATATGAGGAAGTAGCAGCGGCGGTGCACGCACACGGAGGCTGTAGCCCCTCGGTGACTCCGGCTGCAGGCTGCGTCTCGCTGGCTGCTACAAGCCCCGCTGCTCCTCAGGGCCCTCCGCCGGGTCGGAATTGGATCGGGGGTCTCTGGCGAGCCGTGGAGCGCATCCTGGGAGCCCCCTGGATTTTTCTACGCCATCGCTGGTGCCCGAAGACGCGTCGAGCGGCTGTGAGCACCCCGTATCCTGCCCGTGACTTCAGCTCCAGACCGATTAGGAGCTTCCAGGGAGGCGCTGCTGCTGACGCCGAGGACTGGAAGGGGCCAGGTGGAACCACCTTGACTCGCGCCAGGACCATGATGAGTGGGTCCGTGGAGATGCCCGGGCTGAGCCCAGCGGAGTGCGCCTCGGATTCGGAGCAGGGCGTCGATGAGGTCATCACCGTGGACCAACACTCGCAGGAGATGGGGACGGTGACGATCACGGTGGCCATCCAGGCGGCGGAAGACGAGGAGCCGGAGGAGGTGTCCTCCAACAACCTGGACTTCCTCGGAGCCAGCTGCAGCGAGGACGAATACGGAAGACACGACAAGTCCAGGTAGGGGAGTTCGCTGCCTCCTCATCCGTTTGCTCGAGTCAGAGGCGCGACTGGATGAAGGAATGCGCGTAAACACGCAGGAACAACCTTCTTCTGCGTGGAAATCTGAACacatttgtttgtaaaagttgTCGGTGGTATACATGCGTTTATTGTGAATCTATTCCCTGCTGCTAAACATGATCAGATTAGGTTTAGAGTTGATATTTGTGAGGTGATCGTCAGTTAATGAAAGAGAGACTAAACACTCCGGCAGGTGTAgtataatgatttaaaaaaaacaccaccatGCTTTGCTTTAGGATGACAGCAGCTTCTTGGCTGCCAAGGGTTGCGTGGAAGGATGTTTTGGCTGTTAAAAGCACCTGTGAGAGCCGTACAACCAGACACCTGAGCTGCTCTAAGGACGCCACCTTCTCTCTAATCTAATTCCCCTGCGTCATGGCCTGCTATTTTTATCCTCCAGCCTCTGGCAGGTCTCTGCACGGACTGAGTGCGCAAACGGTGAGTCAGGGCCACAGGGGCCAAATAAATCCCTCCTCGTACTATAGTTTCTTTGGTCACACCTCCGTGCCACGAAATGCGTTGGTGGcacgttttttttccacacccTCTTAAAAGTTTGTGAACTGTCACCTGAACATTCCTGTAACATTCCTTTGGAGTCACAGCTCTTCATGTTGACTGGCCCTTTAACCCCTGTTCGGTTTGCGCCACAATTACACGCGCGCGTCCGCTAACATCTGTGGGGTTTCGGGTGGAGCGCGCGTAAATGTGCGGTCAGCGGCGTGGAGAGCTGCTGTTGTCCGAGGATAGGGGAGGGTGGAGGTGATGAGTCATCCTGAAAATTTCAATCAGGCCTTGGCTCCTGTGTTCAGCGATGCTTCTTAGCCTGATGTCTTCCAGCTCCGGCCCTCATGCGTGCAGGATTATGTTTTGGTCAGCTGAGTCAGGTTGTTCTGGCTTTGAACCCCGGGGATTCACGGGTAAATCTAATGTGAGAGTGCCCCAGAGTGAATTAAGCTCCAGACCAGACTCTGAAGCAAGCAGATATGATGCAACATAGAAAACCTCTCCTTTTATGTACTGAATTTGCAACATTTTTCACTTCtaaacacagcttttttttttctccgtgAAAAAGTCTCAGCTAACCATGTTGTCTTCCCACACACAGTGGAGCGGGAACCAGCGGAGGGGAGTTGGAGGAGGAGAGCTGGCAGCCCCCGGATCCAGAGCTCATCCAGAAGCTGGTGGCTCAGATCGAGTACTATCTGTCGGATGAGAACCTGGAGCATGATGCCTTCCTGCTTAAACACGTCCGACGCAACAAACTCGGGTTTGTCAGCGTCAAGCTCCTCACATCGTTCAAAAAGGTAACCATGGCCGCAAATGATAACATGGTAGAAAGCACAAAGACTCTGCAGGAAATCACTGAAATAGCTGACTTGCCTGGACTAATTGCACACAGAGCCTTGGAGATAATGAGATAAAATATAGTGTGTACATACCACATGCTGAACACTGAAGCTCCATTTAAAACTTTTGAATCCCTGTCATATTTCTTGGCTGATAATTGGGAGTCCAgttgaaatgttcaaatatacaaataaaggCCGTTTgggaaattcatttttttaaagacccacttcaataaaaaaggtttttggtgtttttaaacatgttcgtGGGCGTTTTTCTCATTATgtaggacatgtataaagaaattaagctcaaaatggcttttctgagcatttctatAAAAATCGTGAATCTGGAGCAaatcaaaaaatgcagtttgaaaaggctTGTAGTTGAGTACAAACTACAATTGACAGGCcatgagctccctgctccgttaCACTCTGACGTATCCACTTacagacgaatagatccatttAAATCTTCAATTTCCTCAttcgagctggcatctgaatcaaaactgtacagctggattgctctgacttttgttgcatcagtaatgTTATGTGGGGATTTTGAGAGGCTGTAAGGTAGTGGGATGGGGAGCAAACAAAGGGGATGGTGGGAAACCGTAGAAACCGTCCTTAGTGGTGGAGTGGAGGACCTGTGTAGAACCTAATTCTGCAGGAGGTTGGAGTGAAGCTCGTGAGATGAGAGTAGCATTTTTTTGGAAGTCTGGTGTCAGGATGACTGTGCTCAATAATGTTCTCACTTTATTTCACAACAGCAGGTGACACTTTAGGCTCATGCATGCAGAGCTCTTGGCTCATTTAGTCGAATTTATTTATGCCACAATAACAAATCTGTCCAAACAGGCTGATAAGCAAATACAACAGGGTTTTTGGCTCTATTGAACCGCACGCAACAAAGTTTAAGCTTCATAAATGCACTTTAAAAGGCAAGCAATAGTCTTGAATGGTTGTATTCATGTTTGAGGTGGGATCCGTTTTAGCCTAATGGCTGTGCAATACCCCTATCAAAAGGTTTTGTGTTGCCATAGTGACAGAAGTGTTGTCTTGTTGCAGGTGAAACACCTGACTCGTGACTGGAGAACAACCGCTTATGCTCTGAAGCACTCAAAGATGCTTGAGCTGAACGAAGAGGGTCGCAAAGTGCGGCGCAAGTCCGCGGTGCCAGTCTTCGCCAGCGAGTCGCTGCCCAGCCGCATGCTGCTGCTGAGCGATCTGCAGAAGTGGCCTGATTTGGCCGTTCTAACTAAAGAGAATGGGAGCGGAGAAGGAGGAGCCACTCAGCAGGAGCAGCTGATGAAGCTGCTGCTCAAAGAATTTGGAACTTTTGGCGCCATCTCTTCTGTGAGAGTCCTGAAGCCTGGGAAAGACCTGCCGGCTGACCTGAAGAGGCTGAGCGGGCGCTACCCTCAGTTAGGCGCTGACGAGTGCGCCATTGTGGAGTTTGAGGAGGTGGAAGCCGCCGTAAAAGCCAACGATGCAGTAGGAAGTGAAGATGGAGGAAACAGCTCCCTGGGGTTAAAAGTGGTTCTGATTGGAACCAAGCCGCCTAAAAAGAAGGTGCCCAAAGAACGGCCCCGCGAGGAGGGAGGGATGCGCAAGAGTCGCTCTCTGAACAGCAGAGTCAGAGAGCTCCAGTATCACGGAGACGACTCCGCCTGCAGCTCTTCAGAAACGGAGAGCACCCCCACATCGCCCAGGCTGGCTAGAAAATCCCTTTCCTGCAACAAGCTCAGCCCCACCACAGCTGGCATCAACTTCCAGAACAATCACCTAAGTCCTGGTATGTCTCCACGCAACAGCCCCTGGTCGAGTCCTCGTGCCAGCCCGTGTCCTCAGCGCAAATCCCCCCACTCGCACAAGTCTCCCCTCGCCAGTGAGGGGAGGCTGAGCCCCGAGGCGGGGCGCCGCTGGGCAGACTACTCCTCAGACAGCAGCCTCACCCCTTCAGGGAGTCCGTGGGTTCAACGGCGCAAGCAGGTGGCGTCTCAGGAGAGCAGTCCAGTCGGCAGCCCGATGCTGGGGAGAAAGATCCAAAACGCAGACGGCCTGCCACCCGGAGTAATGAGGCTGCCGAGGGGTCCCGACGGCACCCGCGGCTTTCACAGCATCACTGTTGCTGAGAGAGGAAAGTCTGCCGCCACTCAGACTTGATACTTGATACGAGGCACATCCTTATGCATTTCCTGCCCCTTCCAGATCCATCAGAAACTTGGCCATGTTTGCCCCGCCCCCTCCCTCGAACATTTGAGACTGTGTAGA
This genomic window contains:
- the LOC101166706 gene encoding la-related protein 6-like, with amino-acid sequence MQALVNAFMRCLFFLLPPSWLCVSFCWWVGNDCEETLPRSNPRARFKSRKPLTYEEVAAAVHAHGGCSPSVTPAAGCVSLAATSPAAPQGPPPGRNWIGGLWRAVERILGAPWIFLRHRWCPKTRRAAVSTPYPARDFSSRPIRSFQGGAAADAEDWKGPGGTTLTRARTMMSGSVEMPGLSPAECASDSEQGVDEVITVDQHSQEMGTVTITVAIQAAEDEEPEEVSSNNLDFLGASCSEDEYGRHDKSSGAGTSGGELEEESWQPPDPELIQKLVAQIEYYLSDENLEHDAFLLKHVRRNKLGFVSVKLLTSFKKVKHLTRDWRTTAYALKHSKMLELNEEGRKVRRKSAVPVFASESLPSRMLLLSDLQKWPDLAVLTKENGSGEGGATQQEQLMKLLLKEFGTFGAISSVRVLKPGKDLPADLKRLSGRYPQLGADECAIVEFEEVEAAVKANDAVGSEDGGNSSLGLKVVLIGTKPPKKKVPKERPREEGGMRKSRSLNSRVRELQYHGDDSACSSSETESTPTSPRLARKSLSCNKLSPTTAGINFQNNHLSPGMSPRNSPWSSPRASPCPQRKSPHSHKSPLASEGRLSPEAGRRWADYSSDSSLTPSGSPWVQRRKQVASQESSPVGSPMLGRKIQNADGLPPGVMRLPRGPDGTRGFHSITVAERGKSAATQT